A portion of the Paenibacillus sp. PvR098 genome contains these proteins:
- a CDS encoding cold-shock protein: MHYSRNNQEPVKYVKTSVWICKKENCIGWIREGFSFEITPFCPLCKSEMIQATKMLPILNINFKGNY; this comes from the coding sequence TTGCACTATTCCAGGAATAATCAGGAGCCGGTTAAATATGTCAAAACTTCAGTTTGGATCTGCAAAAAAGAAAATTGTATAGGTTGGATAAGAGAAGGATTTTCATTTGAAATAACTCCATTTTGTCCTTTATGTAAATCAGAGATGATTCAAGCAACAAAAATGCTTCCTATCCTCAATATTAACTTTAAAGGTAATTATTAA
- a CDS encoding cytochrome ubiquinol oxidase subunit I — protein sequence MSALEWSRALTETTLAFHIIFATIGVGIPIFISIAEWMGIRFNDPHYSLMARRWARGFVITVAVGVVTGTCIGLQLSLLWPNFMRAAGHVISLPLFLETFAFFFEAIFLGIYLYTWDRFKNPYVHWLLTIPIIIGSSASAVFITMVNAFMNTPQGFTLENGVFTKLDPLAAMFNPATPSKVAHVLSSAYVTSAFVLAMIAAFSILRGRQHEYYKKSIRLNMFAGLILALATFAVGDMSAKFLAVMQPEKLAAAEWHFETMPRAPLVYGGFLNEETLEVTDALHIPLALSILAHSDPNAPVIGLNEFPRDLWPPLYVHYLFDGMVTIGGYLVFIPLIFLVFSFFKRCNEYNRWILWGILAGGPLSLLAIELGWFYAEVGRQPWILRGYMRVSEAATTNSHVQLTFWLFVLLYLVLGTVCTMVLSRLFRNQTAEMELEERRIIL from the coding sequence GTGAGTGCTTTGGAATGGAGTCGGGCGTTGACAGAAACAACACTGGCCTTCCACATTATTTTCGCTACGATCGGTGTCGGCATTCCGATCTTTATTTCCATTGCCGAATGGATGGGCATTCGCTTCAATGATCCTCACTATTCGCTGATGGCACGGAGATGGGCTCGCGGATTTGTCATTACCGTAGCCGTTGGCGTTGTTACAGGAACGTGTATTGGCTTGCAGCTTAGTCTGCTGTGGCCCAATTTCATGCGTGCCGCCGGTCATGTGATCAGCTTGCCTTTGTTTCTGGAAACCTTCGCCTTTTTCTTTGAGGCGATCTTTTTGGGAATTTATTTATATACCTGGGACCGCTTCAAGAACCCGTATGTTCACTGGCTATTAACGATCCCTATCATTATTGGCTCCTCCGCTTCCGCGGTTTTCATCACAATGGTAAACGCGTTTATGAACACGCCTCAAGGATTTACGTTGGAGAACGGAGTCTTCACGAAGCTCGATCCGCTTGCGGCGATGTTCAACCCGGCAACACCGTCCAAAGTGGCGCATGTATTGTCTTCAGCTTACGTGACAAGTGCTTTCGTTCTTGCGATGATTGCCGCTTTCTCCATATTGAGGGGGCGGCAGCATGAGTATTACAAAAAATCAATCCGGCTTAACATGTTTGCGGGACTTATATTAGCTTTAGCTACTTTTGCGGTCGGTGATATGTCCGCAAAGTTCCTCGCCGTGATGCAACCGGAAAAATTGGCGGCAGCGGAATGGCATTTTGAGACAATGCCAAGGGCACCGCTTGTATACGGAGGGTTTCTGAATGAAGAAACGCTGGAAGTAACGGATGCATTACATATCCCGTTAGCCCTTAGCATTTTGGCCCATAGTGATCCTAACGCACCCGTCATTGGCTTGAACGAATTTCCTCGCGATTTGTGGCCTCCGCTCTATGTGCATTACCTTTTTGACGGAATGGTTACCATTGGGGGGTATCTCGTGTTCATCCCGCTAATATTCTTGGTGTTCTCCTTTTTCAAACGATGCAATGAATATAACCGATGGATATTATGGGGAATCTTGGCGGGTGGTCCCTTATCACTTTTGGCCATTGAACTTGGTTGGTTTTATGCGGAGGTGGGGAGGCAGCCATGGATTTTACGAGGGTACATGCGAGTATCCGAAGCGGCAACAACCAATTCGCATGTGCAGCTGACCTTTTGGCTATTTGTTCTACTGTATTTGGTTCTGGGAACGGTGTGCACTATGGTATTAAGCCGATTATTTCGCAATCAAACGGCGGAGATGGAATTGGAAGAACGCCGTATCATTCTGTAG
- the cls gene encoding cardiolipin synthase encodes MVGGKGKFYKLNHEQIFQSILTLAQKQAQQIKQKQLVYKNPTALYYKDMIYLNLLMNDSPLQQDNQVEIFIDGQDKFNALFQCIQEAKDHIHLLYYKVKNDALGTRMMNALVQKAKEGVHVKLLYDDIGSPGLTSDFFVDLKKAGGETTAFFSSKIPFVNPRINYRNHRKIVVIDGEIGFIGGFNIGKEYLGLDPGIGYWRDTHLKLTGGAVHILQAHFFLDWNISRKHPVSFEPKYYPTMYKHGDVAVQIVSSGPNLKYNHIQTAFIKMIYSAKKNVYIQTPYFIPDECLLMALKIVALSGVDVKVMTPIKSISKFLHWASYSYLGELMASGVKCYFYEKGFLHAKTIVVDSKIASVGTSNFDIRSFKLNFEINAFIYDTPTSQKLEQFFVEDLVHCREETILDYEKRSSSFKFMESIIRLFSPIM; translated from the coding sequence ATGGTTGGAGGTAAAGGTAAATTCTATAAATTGAATCACGAACAAATCTTTCAATCAATTCTAACGCTTGCTCAAAAACAGGCACAGCAGATCAAACAAAAACAACTGGTATATAAAAACCCTACTGCACTGTATTATAAAGACATGATTTATTTGAATCTGCTTATGAATGACTCCCCTTTACAGCAGGATAACCAAGTGGAAATTTTTATAGATGGTCAAGACAAGTTTAATGCGCTCTTTCAATGCATCCAAGAAGCGAAAGATCATATTCATTTACTTTACTATAAAGTAAAAAATGACGCACTGGGTACCAGAATGATGAATGCACTTGTGCAAAAAGCAAAAGAAGGTGTCCATGTCAAACTTTTGTATGATGATATCGGATCACCCGGATTGACCTCCGATTTTTTTGTTGATTTGAAAAAAGCCGGTGGAGAAACAACTGCTTTTTTTTCATCAAAAATTCCTTTTGTCAACCCGAGAATTAATTACAGGAACCACCGAAAAATTGTCGTTATCGATGGTGAAATAGGTTTTATCGGCGGATTCAATATTGGCAAGGAGTACCTTGGGTTAGATCCTGGTATTGGTTATTGGAGAGATACCCATCTAAAGCTGACAGGCGGCGCGGTACATATATTACAGGCCCATTTCTTTTTGGATTGGAACATATCGAGGAAGCATCCGGTTTCATTTGAACCAAAATACTATCCCACAATGTACAAACACGGAGATGTAGCGGTACAAATCGTATCGAGCGGACCTAATCTCAAGTATAATCATATCCAAACTGCTTTCATTAAGATGATTTACTCCGCAAAAAAAAATGTCTATATCCAAACGCCTTATTTTATTCCGGATGAATGTCTCTTAATGGCCCTCAAAATCGTAGCTTTATCCGGTGTTGATGTTAAGGTCATGACTCCAATAAAATCGATCAGCAAGTTTCTACATTGGGCCTCTTACTCTTATTTAGGAGAGTTAATGGCTTCCGGAGTGAAGTGTTATTTTTATGAGAAGGGATTTCTTCATGCCAAAACGATCGTTGTAGACAGCAAGATTGCATCAGTAGGTACATCCAACTTTGATATACGGAGCTTTAAGCTGAATTTTGAAATAAACGCCTTTATTTACGACACGCCTACGTCCCAAAAATTAGAACAGTTTTTCGTAGAGGATTTGGTACATTGCCGGGAAGAAACAATTTTGGATTATGAAAAGCGTTCCTCTTCTTTTAAGTTTATGGAATCTATTATAAGACTTTTCTCACCTATCATGTGA
- a CDS encoding class I SAM-dependent methyltransferase, producing the protein MTLHFAPRLYHWFVRPTWFTKKHIHNHIQSKFLLDGHVVLDFGSGTGANCSMFKPSYYLGVDPDIKRINYSKRLYPQHSFQVLKNNKLPIGDKTIDYILIVAVLHHISTNEISVYMKEFQRVLKPTGTIIVMEPFICKKKPLCNWFMNRYDKGEYIRDEEGYLRFFQDSYDCNVLKRFRKCFFYHELFFSAMPKSSAVKEEINS; encoded by the coding sequence ATTACTCTGCACTTCGCCCCTCGACTTTATCATTGGTTTGTTCGTCCCACGTGGTTTACAAAGAAACATATCCATAATCACATCCAATCCAAGTTTCTACTCGACGGTCATGTAGTCCTCGATTTCGGTTCCGGTACAGGGGCTAATTGCTCAATGTTTAAACCGTCCTATTATCTTGGTGTTGATCCTGACATCAAACGAATAAATTACTCAAAACGCTTATATCCCCAGCATTCGTTTCAAGTTTTAAAAAATAACAAATTACCTATTGGGGATAAAACGATTGATTACATTCTCATTGTAGCTGTACTGCATCATATTTCAACAAATGAAATTTCAGTTTATATGAAAGAGTTTCAACGGGTTTTAAAACCGACTGGTACGATAATAGTAATGGAACCCTTTATATGCAAGAAGAAACCTTTATGTAATTGGTTTATGAACCGGTATGATAAGGGGGAGTATATTCGTGATGAAGAAGGTTATTTACGTTTTTTTCAAGACAGTTACGATTGTAATGTGTTAAAACGTTTTCGTAAATGTTTCTTTTATCATGAATTATTTTTCTCGGCCATGCCAAAATCGTCGGCTGTAAAGGAGGAGATAAATTCTTAA
- a CDS encoding cytochrome d ubiquinol oxidase subunit II encodes MSLELIGITVLWIFLYGYLIVASIDFGAGFYAYYGRVVGIESVIRPVISRYLSPVWEVTNVFFVFFFVGIVGFFPDTAYYYGTALLIPGSIALILLAIRGSFYAFANYGARDNHLYLLTYGATGLLIPASLSTVLTISEGGFLTVRENNVIFLAEELFFSSYSWAVVLLAISSVLFISSTFLTYYAAQAEDWPAVGWLRQFSLWGGIPTIISSLFIFIALRNHNLRHFENMLDIWWMFALSLITFMLAVWLIWKQRNYGMAFILVMFQFAFAFFGYGISHLPYLLYPYVTIISGVTNPAMGRALVIAFVAGLFLLIPALILLLRLFLFNLKYVKGET; translated from the coding sequence ATGTCACTCGAACTGATAGGGATCACCGTATTATGGATCTTTCTTTACGGATACCTGATTGTAGCATCGATTGATTTCGGCGCGGGATTTTATGCTTACTATGGTCGGGTCGTCGGAATAGAATCGGTCATCCGACCCGTCATTTCCAGGTATTTGTCCCCGGTTTGGGAAGTCACCAACGTGTTTTTTGTCTTCTTTTTTGTCGGCATCGTTGGTTTTTTTCCGGATACCGCCTATTATTACGGAACGGCGCTGCTGATTCCAGGAAGTATAGCATTGATTCTTTTGGCCATTCGCGGTTCCTTTTATGCCTTTGCCAATTACGGCGCACGAGATAACCATTTATATCTGCTGACCTACGGAGCAACAGGCTTATTGATACCGGCCTCCCTTTCTACGGTTCTTACCATTTCAGAAGGCGGGTTTTTGACCGTCCGGGAAAATAACGTCATATTTCTCGCGGAAGAGTTGTTTTTTAGCAGCTATTCCTGGGCAGTGGTTCTCCTTGCCATATCCAGCGTTCTGTTTATCAGCTCGACATTTTTGACCTATTATGCTGCACAGGCGGAAGACTGGCCTGCGGTGGGTTGGCTCCGGCAGTTTTCATTGTGGGGAGGTATCCCCACGATCATTTCCAGTTTGTTCATCTTTATCGCGCTTCGCAACCATAACCTGCGGCATTTTGAGAACATGCTTGATATCTGGTGGATGTTCGCTTTATCCTTGATAACCTTCATGTTGGCCGTATGGCTCATTTGGAAACAGAGAAATTACGGCATGGCTTTCATACTGGTCATGTTTCAATTTGCGTTTGCTTTCTTTGGCTATGGGATTTCTCACTTGCCATACTTGCTATATCCTTACGTAACGATAATCAGCGGAGTGACTAACCCGGCCATGGGAAGAGCCCTTGTGATTGCTTTTGTTGCGGGGTTATTTCTGCTGATCCCGGCGCTCATTCTGCTGCTAAGATTATTTTTATTTAATTTGAAGTATGTGAAGGGGGAAACGTAG
- a CDS encoding endonuclease/exonuclease/phosphatase family protein: MIKVMTFNMHHGQGMDGKVNLNRIAEVIEESEADLVGLNEVDRCYSKRSGFMDQLSWLADRLHMNACFAASLTLSAKGNIRAGQYGNALLSRFPVISLEQHVLGNVRSGLREARVLLETIVQIHGHHIKLYVTHLSLNPIAHRQQVDFIVKTIMHDKQPVILMGDMNMRSGSKGWQKITKVLHDTCRLQYSYPCYTFPSIRPTIQLDYIFASKHFQITTAKVFKKKTIASDHLPLEAGLFLDL; encoded by the coding sequence GTGATAAAGGTGATGACTTTCAATATGCACCACGGACAAGGAATGGATGGGAAGGTAAACCTGAATCGAATTGCTGAAGTGATTGAGGAAAGTGAGGCCGATCTCGTCGGTTTGAATGAGGTGGATCGGTGTTATTCCAAAAGAAGCGGATTTATGGATCAGCTGTCCTGGCTAGCCGATCGGTTGCATATGAATGCATGCTTCGCTGCGTCTCTAACCTTATCAGCCAAAGGGAATATTCGTGCCGGACAGTATGGCAATGCCTTATTATCCCGATTTCCCGTTATATCTCTAGAACAACATGTGCTTGGAAACGTTCGGTCCGGATTAAGGGAAGCTCGTGTTTTATTGGAAACCATTGTGCAAATACATGGACATCACATCAAACTATATGTGACTCATTTAAGTTTAAATCCCATCGCTCATCGGCAGCAAGTTGACTTTATCGTCAAAACCATCATGCATGATAAACAGCCAGTTATTCTGATGGGGGATATGAATATGCGGTCCGGATCGAAAGGATGGCAAAAAATAACGAAGGTTCTCCATGATACATGTCGGCTTCAATACTCTTACCCGTGTTATACTTTTCCATCCATTCGGCCTACAATCCAACTGGATTATATTTTTGCAAGCAAGCATTTTCAAATTACAACGGCAAAAGTCTTCAAGAAAAAAACTATTGCTTCGGATCATCTGCCTCTGGAAGCGGGTTTATTTTTAGATCTTTAA
- a CDS encoding alkaline phosphatase family protein — translation MMLIMILTFGCQRQESIPKEKDLIQVKSSQGENTKKIIFLMIDSLMSQTMDKGIDQKELPTLQFLIEHGQYYKNLVSSFPTMSVTIDSSLLTGTYPDVHHVPGLTWYSSEQKKVINYGTGSMEIFKHGIDPVLSDALMNLNGRHLNRQQPTIYEDLARHGLKSGSINGLIYRGTTDHTLSIPPWIQGPTSLPKEIPVKGPDFLALGSLSKPLEGITNLPDGLTRRMGFNNPYSIETVKYLIKANQLPDFLYVYLPDLDQEVHKKGPSSLNGLKEVDGQLQSLLQTFGSPEEALRKAIFVIAGDSGVTQILPAQNNPVIHLPAFFRGDHVLRPGENISQETDIVLAVNETMAYVYKLKADRSLRDMANGLKADPRMDFIAWKEKGWICAVQGNTSKELKFKANGQLTDPYKQKWTVEQDAEVLDLKVNTSNDTLEYGRYPDALQRLSGALNSHPGEFMVVTAKPGFELADSSSPTHKGGGGHGSLHQTESIIPLIICGTDQQLQYLRIVDVKAFLLKLLTQG, via the coding sequence ATGATGTTGATCATGATCCTAACGTTTGGATGCCAGCGGCAGGAATCTATTCCTAAAGAAAAGGATCTCATTCAAGTCAAATCCTCACAAGGAGAAAATACAAAGAAAATCATATTTCTGATGATTGATTCTTTAATGTCTCAAACGATGGATAAGGGAATAGATCAGAAGGAACTTCCTACGCTTCAATTCCTGATTGAACATGGGCAATATTATAAGAACTTGGTGAGCTCTTTTCCTACGATGTCGGTAACGATCGATAGTTCCCTTCTTACTGGAACTTATCCGGATGTTCATCATGTGCCGGGACTTACCTGGTATTCGTCTGAACAAAAGAAAGTGATCAATTACGGTACCGGGTCTATGGAGATCTTTAAACATGGAATCGATCCGGTATTATCTGATGCGCTAATGAACTTGAACGGCAGGCACTTAAACCGACAACAGCCTACCATATATGAAGACTTAGCACGGCATGGGCTCAAATCCGGTTCCATTAACGGTTTGATTTATCGGGGAACAACCGACCATACGTTGTCTATTCCCCCCTGGATTCAAGGACCTACCTCTTTACCAAAGGAAATTCCAGTAAAAGGACCCGATTTTTTAGCCTTAGGTTCTTTGTCCAAGCCACTGGAAGGCATTACAAATCTCCCTGACGGGTTAACCCGTCGTATGGGATTCAATAATCCATATTCTATTGAGACCGTTAAATATTTGATAAAAGCAAACCAATTGCCCGATTTTTTGTACGTTTATTTGCCGGATTTAGATCAAGAGGTACATAAGAAAGGTCCTTCATCTCTTAATGGATTGAAGGAAGTGGACGGGCAACTTCAATCCCTGCTGCAAACTTTTGGTTCACCGGAAGAGGCCTTAAGAAAAGCGATTTTTGTCATTGCAGGTGATAGTGGAGTCACTCAAATCTTGCCTGCTCAAAACAACCCGGTTATTCATTTGCCTGCCTTTTTCAGGGGAGATCATGTTTTACGTCCAGGAGAAAACATATCGCAAGAAACAGATATCGTCCTCGCTGTCAATGAAACCATGGCTTATGTTTATAAACTGAAAGCAGATCGGTCATTAAGAGACATGGCCAATGGATTAAAAGCCGATCCGCGAATGGATTTTATTGCGTGGAAAGAAAAAGGATGGATTTGCGCGGTTCAAGGCAATACATCCAAAGAACTGAAGTTTAAAGCAAATGGGCAACTGACCGACCCTTATAAACAAAAATGGACGGTTGAACAGGATGCAGAGGTTTTAGATTTAAAGGTAAATACTTCGAATGATACATTGGAGTATGGCCGATATCCTGATGCATTGCAGCGATTATCTGGAGCTCTCAACTCTCATCCCGGGGAATTTATGGTTGTTACTGCAAAACCCGGGTTTGAACTGGCAGACAGCAGCTCACCGACGCATAAGGGTGGTGGAGGCCATGGGTCTCTTCATCAAACGGAATCGATTATTCCCCTTATCATTTGCGGAACGGATCAACAACTGCAATATTTACGCATTGTCGATGTAAAAGCATTTTTGCTAAAACTATTAACACAAGGATAG
- a CDS encoding DUF1657 domain-containing protein, whose protein sequence is MTVSSQLKTSLASLKSAQASFETFALGTQNQQAKTLFTNAAQQTQNIIDQVNPRVQQIEKEEPQYKGF, encoded by the coding sequence ATGACAGTTTCATCACAATTAAAGACATCCTTAGCTTCATTAAAGAGTGCTCAAGCAAGTTTTGAAACATTTGCTCTGGGAACCCAAAATCAACAAGCAAAAACATTGTTTACAAACGCTGCGCAGCAAACTCAGAATATTATTGATCAAGTTAATCCTCGTGTTCAGCAAATAGAGAAAGAAGAACCGCAATATAAAGGATTCTAA
- a CDS encoding sulfite oxidase, with product MFNHLTPYPNLTTKSLIPENQETPIQHIRTWDLNEELFYKRNHFPYPILPNEAFFLPIQGEVIRTLNFSYQDLLHMPSKTLTVVLECSGNKRAKFNPKVYGEQWEDGAISQGVWKGVPLRELLTYSGVKEIAREVVFEGYDFGQRKDMPGQFAFTRSLPLDKALHPNTLIAYEYNGKPIPYKHGYPLRIIVPQWYAMASVKWLRSITVIGQQFQGPFQSKDYVYYPNQEDDIGQKPVTTMNVNSTIQFPLDRGILPEGNHSVLGVAWTGKGEITDVEISTDHGNHWVKAELHKKIGQSYAWTFWSYAWSPKHKGEFIILSRAKDSYGRSQPHEAQWNRKGYGYNAVPRVHVKIE from the coding sequence TTGTTCAATCATCTAACACCTTACCCGAATCTCACCACGAAGAGTCTGATTCCGGAAAATCAGGAGACCCCGATACAGCATATCAGAACTTGGGACCTCAATGAGGAATTATTCTACAAACGTAATCATTTCCCGTATCCCATCCTGCCCAATGAAGCTTTCTTTCTTCCTATTCAAGGAGAGGTCATCAGGACATTGAATTTTAGCTATCAGGACCTGCTGCACATGCCCTCAAAAACTTTGACAGTAGTTTTGGAGTGTTCAGGCAACAAAAGAGCAAAATTTAACCCCAAGGTTTATGGTGAGCAATGGGAGGACGGAGCGATTAGCCAAGGGGTATGGAAAGGAGTCCCTCTAAGGGAGTTGTTAACCTATAGCGGAGTAAAAGAAATCGCAAGAGAAGTTGTGTTCGAAGGGTATGATTTTGGTCAAAGGAAAGATATGCCGGGACAGTTTGCCTTTACCAGAAGTCTTCCGCTTGATAAAGCGCTTCACCCCAATACCCTTATTGCCTATGAATATAACGGGAAACCTATTCCTTATAAGCATGGTTATCCCTTAAGGATTATTGTCCCACAGTGGTATGCGATGGCCTCCGTAAAATGGCTGCGCAGCATCACGGTGATCGGACAACAATTTCAGGGCCCTTTCCAGTCCAAGGACTATGTTTATTATCCAAATCAAGAGGATGATATAGGCCAAAAGCCGGTAACCACGATGAATGTAAATTCCACCATACAGTTTCCATTGGATAGGGGGATTTTACCTGAAGGCAATCATTCTGTATTAGGGGTGGCTTGGACGGGTAAGGGAGAAATCACAGATGTTGAAATCAGTACGGATCATGGAAACCATTGGGTAAAAGCAGAATTACATAAAAAAATCGGTCAATCGTATGCATGGACGTTCTGGTCTTATGCATGGTCGCCTAAACATAAAGGAGAATTCATCATTTTATCTAGAGCGAAAGATTCATACGGCCGTTCTCAACCCCATGAAGCTCAGTGGAATCGAAAAGGCTATGGGTACAACGCGGTACCCAGAGTGCACGTGAAAATTGAATAG
- a CDS encoding glycosyltransferase, translating into MMKKIMLMPFLSISSGHHQVAEALIEHIQGVMASVLCNKVDILRYSYGSMESAVSRIYIKWIHSFPNLYDWLYRMSVYQPIQQPQRYRLYEWLFQYFVEKLVREEEPQIIICTHALPSYILSRLKALGVISIPVINVYTDFFINNLWGCGDIDYHFVPDAYLKQSLLQKGVPSERIYVTGIPIHPKITENKEKPMSSSQMTVLISGGSLGAGVIRSLLRQIGKTGNIQYKVLCGKNKHLQEELMNLKHPRITPLPYITSREEMDELYNQIDAIVTKPGGVTVSECLYKRIPIFVYHALPGQERINLQHLKQQGLIVQADHWERDANMEEQLLSILGSQEKSDGLHRNVDHYYDAITNKNISLLLQNICQFH; encoded by the coding sequence ATGATGAAAAAAATAATGCTTATGCCCTTTCTTTCTATATCATCTGGCCATCACCAGGTTGCCGAAGCTTTAATAGAACATATACAAGGAGTAATGGCTTCTGTCCTTTGTAATAAAGTGGATATTCTTCGTTACAGCTATGGGAGTATGGAATCTGCCGTATCTAGAATTTATATAAAATGGATTCATTCATTCCCAAATTTGTACGATTGGCTATACAGAATGTCGGTATACCAACCGATACAACAACCACAACGTTACCGCTTATATGAATGGCTTTTTCAGTATTTTGTTGAAAAACTGGTTCGCGAAGAAGAACCTCAAATTATAATTTGCACCCATGCACTACCTTCTTATATTCTCAGTCGTCTAAAAGCTCTTGGTGTGATCTCTATCCCGGTTATTAATGTATATACCGATTTTTTTATCAATAATCTGTGGGGATGCGGTGATATTGATTACCATTTCGTCCCGGACGCTTACCTAAAACAATCACTCTTACAAAAAGGTGTTCCTAGTGAACGGATTTATGTAACAGGTATACCGATTCATCCGAAAATCACTGAAAATAAAGAAAAACCGATGTCCTCTTCCCAAATGACAGTATTAATCTCTGGTGGAAGTCTTGGTGCAGGTGTCATTCGTTCCCTTCTTCGCCAAATTGGAAAAACGGGAAATATTCAGTACAAAGTATTATGCGGAAAAAATAAGCATTTACAGGAAGAACTTATGAATTTAAAGCATCCTCGAATTACTCCCTTACCCTATATAACATCAAGAGAAGAAATGGATGAATTGTATAATCAAATCGATGCCATTGTTACTAAGCCAGGTGGAGTAACGGTCAGTGAATGCCTTTATAAAAGAATACCTATTTTTGTTTACCATGCGTTACCTGGACAAGAACGAATCAATCTGCAGCACTTAAAGCAGCAAGGGCTTATTGTTCAAGCTGACCATTGGGAGCGTGATGCTAATATGGAAGAACAATTATTGAGTATATTAGGCTCTCAGGAAAAAAGTGATGGATTGCACCGAAATGTAGATCATTATTACGATGCAATTACGAATAAAAATATTTCGTTGCTGTTGCAAAACATTTGCCAATTTCATTAG
- a CDS encoding CHRD domain-containing protein, producing MSKFRAFLTGREEVPPVRTAAFGNAIFRLSRDGRRLKFVLIVNNISRVTQAHIHLGRRGQNGPIVAFLFGRSKFGISVRRGVVKGTLTMADLVGPLQGKTIRDLVNEIRQGNAYVNVHTIQNPNGEIRGQMTKN from the coding sequence ATGAGTAAATTCAGAGCTTTTTTAACGGGCAGGGAAGAGGTACCGCCAGTCCGGACAGCTGCCTTTGGAAACGCTATATTCCGGCTGAGCCGTGATGGAAGAAGGTTAAAGTTCGTGCTTATCGTAAATAATATTTCCCGGGTCACTCAAGCCCATATCCATCTGGGCCGCAGAGGACAGAACGGACCTATAGTCGCTTTCTTATTCGGCCGAAGCAAATTTGGCATCTCTGTACGAAGAGGAGTTGTAAAGGGAACCTTGACGATGGCGGACTTAGTTGGACCTCTGCAAGGTAAGACGATCAGAGATTTAGTCAATGAAATTAGACAAGGTAATGCTTACGTGAATGTCCATACGATACAAAACCCGAATGGGGAAATTCGCGGACAAATGACCAAAAATTAG
- a CDS encoding metallophosphoesterase has product MEWYVLIGLLSIVVIICFFYKAHINTKRVELTHIRLPEDMNASRIDSLKVLHISDMHMENISVSPDRLLDILSEERPDLIALTGDYLDKVKSIPKLNAYLKVLRKMNPKYGIYAVFGNHDYVLKHQDFTKLRKNLEDFGCKVLQNENDLLYVDGRQIHIIGIDDFSTKRSDLNQAFRGTDKGFRLVLTHDPNIVLKMEDYAFHYMLAGHFHGGQICWPKPYHLLKMGRLVRMNMVKGLHRYRGKPFYISEGLGQTGINIRVGSRPEITIHHLSLQTMEKEQTPKAV; this is encoded by the coding sequence ATGGAATGGTATGTTTTGATCGGCTTATTATCCATAGTAGTGATCATTTGTTTTTTTTATAAAGCACATATAAATACGAAACGGGTGGAATTAACTCATATCCGGTTGCCGGAAGACATGAACGCTTCTCGTATTGATAGTCTGAAGGTGCTGCATATTTCGGACATGCACATGGAGAACATCTCGGTGTCGCCTGACCGATTGTTAGATATCCTTTCCGAAGAGCGGCCGGATCTGATTGCCCTGACTGGAGATTATTTGGATAAAGTGAAAAGTATTCCGAAGCTGAACGCATATTTAAAGGTCTTGCGCAAGATGAATCCGAAGTATGGAATTTATGCTGTTTTCGGCAATCACGATTATGTGTTGAAACATCAAGATTTCACCAAGCTTCGGAAAAATTTGGAAGATTTCGGGTGTAAAGTTTTACAGAATGAAAATGATCTTTTGTACGTAGACGGCAGACAAATTCATATTATCGGAATCGATGACTTTAGTACGAAGAGAAGTGATTTGAATCAAGCCTTTCGGGGGACTGACAAAGGGTTTCGGTTGGTTTTGACGCACGATCCCAATATTGTGTTAAAAATGGAGGATTATGCGTTTCATTATATGTTGGCTGGCCATTTTCATGGAGGTCAGATTTGTTGGCCGAAGCCCTACCATTTGTTAAAGATGGGACGTCTGGTTCGCATGAATATGGTCAAAGGCTTGCATCGTTATCGAGGAAAACCGTTTTATATCAGTGAAGGATTGGGACAGACAGGGATAAATATCCGGGTCGGTAGTAGGCCGGAAATTACAATTCATCACCTATCTCTGCAGACGATGGAAAAAGAACAAACTCCGAAAGCTGTATAG